Within Vicia villosa cultivar HV-30 ecotype Madison, WI linkage group LG1, Vvil1.0, whole genome shotgun sequence, the genomic segment CTGCAAacaattcaatttattaaaacaTAGTTCAGTTTATTAAAACAATTCAACTTATTAGCTTGAGTCAGTGTATTACTTCAATTTCATCCCAAATGTTTTGTTTATAAACCCCTACAACCTCTTTATTTCTTTTCGCACTCCAATTGTCCAAGCTTATGGGAACTAACCGACGAACTGTGACACCAATGAAACTAGCAAACATCTTGCTATTATGCTTGATTGGTTGACCTCTTGCATTCCATTTAacctataaaaaaacaaaattaaagtgCAAATAAAGAATCAACATTCTTGATAATGTTTATTTGAAGGATTATTCACAAGACTAGCTCCTAACtatcaacattttttcaattgctattttaatagcacttttttaaaagtgctattaaattaggcgatacaaaaaatcaattttgttgTAGTGAACCTTTTTTCTTATCCATGATGTTTCAACATGAATGATAAAAACTAtagtgttatatttgtaaaaGGCCTCGCCTAGGGCGATGTCCTTGGACCACCCTGAAGAGGCAACGATAGAAGGTCGTCTGAAGAGAGGTATCGCCTTGTCCCGTAGTCTTCCCACGCCCCTACGTGGGAAACATGAAATAAGACGTTTCTCAGATAGAGAGAAAGTTAAGGTCATTAATTGACTCATGACTCCCTTGAAAATAGGGATTCAACTGTCCATTTTTAACTAAGTGGGCAGTGGCCCTTTTCGAGGAAACCCTAGATCCTAGATAACTTTATAAATACATCTCCTCTCAAAGGAGAAAAGGGAGACCccaaataacatatattttacaCACCCTTAAAAGCACAATGTTACCTACATTATTAACACACGATCGTCGGTGACCATATGATTGCTATCAAGAATCACAGGTCATCAACAGAGCTTCTCACCTCACGTTAGCAGGTCTCTTAAATAATGTCAAAACACCATCGCACATGGCTTCTTTTCACTATGGGTAAGCCCCCACCACCAAATCGTGTTATAAACCTATTGAGGCCTCTGAGTCTCTATGCTCTTGTAGGCACTACAAGAAAAGCATGTTTTAGATGCAATTTTTTTGCGTCGGCCCCGACTCCGACGCTATTAGCGTTTCCTTAACGTCTCACATAACCGACGCTAACTAAGAAAACaagcaattgttttatttttttaatatctttACTCTAGCGTCGGCTTTAACCGACGCTACGGCTGAACCACAAAAATTTCATTTCCCTCCACCAATTTCGTTTGCCTCCTTTACAATTATTGTTTAataaaaaagtttaatttttacTCTAGCGACGGTTTTGGACGACGCTACTCTTGATGCGAAATTATTTCATTTCCCTCCATCAATTTCGTTTGCCTCCTTTTCAtatattgatttaaataattatataatcatTTATGTTTCATATTAGCGACGGTTTTGGCCGACGCTATTGTTGGTGCGAAATTATTTCATTTTTCCCAccacttttgttttttttattgttttaaataatttttatttatttattattatgtataaattaataaaacaaacaaaaatacatattaagaaaaaaatttgattttgaaaataaaatttaaacataataaactaaaactaaaattataTGTTGAATCAAGATTTCAAAAACAaatcaatattataaatttataaaataaaagtagAAGTTATATCtaattcaaatttaatttataaaataaaagtagattttataactaaaatttaatttagggttaataggcatttacacccctgtaatgttagcgaattttgctttacccccctccgttgccaaaagcaggttttggcaacgatttttttgaaaaaaccgttgccaaaacctgcctttggcaaccgAGGGggaaaaagcaaaattcgctaacattacaggggtgtaaatacctattaaccctttaatttataaaataaatttttaaaattaaaataataaaatcaaaattttattaaactcaaatatatattaatattatatactaaataaaattgcaattgaaattttttttaaaaaaaaccattCTAAACAAAAAGCCATCGTTTTACTTCATTCCAAGCAGAAACCCTAAACAGCAATCCCTTCTCAAATAACAATCCTTTCCATCGCTTCATTCACGTTTCTTCATTCCATTCACTGTCAGATTCTCATCGTTTCTTCTCATCGTTTCTTCTTCATTCCATATTTCATCGCTTTCAGTTCCTTGTTTCAGGTGTTTGAAGGTGAAGGTGACCGGAGCCGTAACGACATGACCGAAGTCGTGACGACGTAATTCCTTTTTCTCAAGTAAGCTCTAGTTTCTTCTTTCCCTTAGTTCTTTTTTTCGATTTGTTATTTCAGTGAATAAGGTTCATCAGTTTTGATTTGTTAGTTCAATTAGTTGTTTCGAATCAATTCTTCTTAAGGTTTGATTAAATTCGTTTTTTTGATTTGTAGTGAAATCCTGTTAAATTCTCTCCCTTAAATTGTTTTCAATTAGCTTTGATTTGTAGTTAATTCGTTGTTTAGTTGTTCAATTAGTTTATTTTTTGGAAAATTGTTAATAGTAATATCCTTAATCTTGTACTGTGAATGAGCAGCAGCTACTGGATGTATCAAACATTGTATATGGCATGCTAGCAATGAGGTACCAGGCCTTAGGATAGGATTATAACCCCAGCTTCTCTTCAAAAGTTTTTCTTTACTCTTTAAAATGGTAGAGTTTAGAAATCGTACAACATTAACAATCTGATACTGAAAATCTTTGCCAACCACTAAGTTCATGGAAGAGGTTGAACCTTGCCTACTTGTCGAGCTGCAATGTGTTGATATGTTTGACTGGCCTTTTATAGAGTATAGTTTGTTCTAATTTGATAGGCAGGTCTTCGGTGGGTCTGAAATTGGTTGTATTATTGACTTGTTGGTTAAGATTACCAGTTCCTTTTAGTACAGGTCTTTAGGTAGGCTTTACCCGTAATTTACATATTAGCTAGAATTATTCGATGAGAATTTGTACTTAGCCTATTTGGGGAACAAGTTGCCATACTATATAGAATTTCTACAGTATCAAATAGCATCTTGTGGATGTTTGTTTATTAGTGTGAATTACAAAATGTAGTTTGTTTTAAACTCGTCTAGTGTAATTGGACGAATTTCCGCTGGTGATGGTGATGTTGATGACCTTGTGGGTGAAGGTGGATTAGACTGGTGAAGAAACTTGTAAAGAGGAATAGAGGCTAATTACAAACATTTGTCCcgatttttaatcaaaattaattttgccttcaaaattttaaattaaacctTTTGGTTAGCAACTGTTAAGCTAGGATTTGAATTTTGGGTGGTGAATGGGTCATAAATTTTCCTAACAAATTTGGTATTTGTGATTGACCGTGATAAACCAGGAATTATTTGTGATTTGGTGTAGTAGTTACTTCATATACCTTTTTGCATATTACATATGGTTAACACAATCGTACAAATTCGTCACACTAGATTACTACATTTTCAGTTTTCACTTGTGTGTTCTTAAGATATGTATGTGTAGAATATtgcatttagttttaattttagaattGTTAGATGTTAGAATTCCATATGCAACTCTGGTGTTACAAACTTGCAACTTAATCTAAAGTTTCAAGTTAATTTTAGGAAATTAATTAACTGAAATAGCAGAAACTAAAGGTCCATAGACTCCTCTTGTCGGTATTTCGGTGGTTCCTTTTCCAGCCCAGTAGAATTGAATCCTCAAAGTATTCTGCGTGACGGTTGCGTTAAATTTCTTCACAATTGGCTTTTCGGTACCACCAGCTTCTCGTTCGATATCGAAGTCTCTCAACACCAATGTGTCCTTAATTACATGACATAACAATACATTCCATCTAAATCAACGCGTGGTTCAATAAAAGTCGATTATTTTTCATCTGGAACACGTAAAGTAACAGTTACCTGGATGTAGACGTCGAATATCCGCTTCCCGAGACGGTTAAACGACATATCATTGATGAAAATAATCTCTGCAAAGTGAAGCTTGACAGTGTAGTTTCCATTTATCATGCATAGGCCATAGTATGTTAGAGAAAGAGGCGAAACACGAGCTGTTGTGTAGAGTTTCGAGTTGACCATAGAGGCATTAAGAAGTTTAGAAGTATTGGTCACAGTGTAGGGATCAGAATCAATATCGTTGTCCATGAAGCTCCCTGTGCTGCTAAGAGCCCAACCGTTAGTGATAAATAACATTGAAGCGCCTTTTCGTTCTATGTCTGCTTCATATATACTACCACTAACATTTGCTTCACTACCACCGCAATTAATGCGCATGGATTAATGACCTGTTAACAAAATTTGAATCACTATTCATAGCAGCATATCAGATTTAAGAATATTTTGTAATTTGTATGGTCACACACTTACGAGGGTATCCGTTGAGCACGGGAAGTTCTTTTTTAGGCATGAATGAATGTTACTTCTGCAATACAAAATGAAGATTAAGAATGAAGATTAAGGTCATACAAATCCAACACCACCATCTTTGCACCCTCCATCAAAGACTAGGAAAAATCCAACACCGCCACCTTCGCAGCCTGCATCAACGACTCATACAAACCAAACACCACCACTAGTTCAGACAAACCCAACACCGCCACCTATTGATCAGCCTCAACCATCAATCCCGACTTCCGAGGAATTCAGATTCATTCCTACCCCAGGATATACTCATCATGTTTTGCAAAGTCCTCCCCATCACACCTCAGAAGAGGACGTTCAAGAAGAGGGGGACCAAGCACTTTCTAATGaggaacaacaagaacaagatgaTGGGCAGAGACCGAAGATCTATATTATGGAAGATACTAATGCGTAAGCACACTTTATGTTCTATTTTGTACATTGACATAATAGAATCTGAATGTTTTTGAATTAGTAGAGAGTATAAGCTCTAATATGATTAGGGGTAGTTTAGCAACATTACAGTTATGTAGTTTAGCAAGATCAGGGGTAGCAACATTACAGTTAGTGTATCCAAATTAAAAAGGAAAGTTTAAGGTAATGGGATTCAAACATTACAGAACTGAAACATGAATACCTCTTTGTTGGTGTTATGTTCTAATCTCTCAGTTCATGAATGCTTACTGTCAGTTTAATATAGCCTTTTTTCAGAATGCTTACTGTCAGTTTAATATAGCCTCTTTTCAGAACATTTACATTGATGTTGTTGGTGCTTTGTGAGGTGAAGAAATGTCTAAAATTGACGTGAATGGATTGCTTTGCGTGTTACATATGTGttttaattaacaaacattttgccTTTGCCTCATAGGTTAAGTCCAGGCAACCTTGTTGCCGAAATGTGCTGAAAAGTTATAGTAAAGCTTTACCGGGttactttttataattatagTGAGCTTAAACGCGATGAAAGACAAATCGAGAGAAAGGAATGGTTCAACACGTTTAAAGTAAGACATGTAATTTCTTTTTTAGTATTCTGATTATAATGTATATTGTTGagtttcatttattttttgtatatcTTGTCAGTCGCTTGTAAGCTGGGACCGTTGCGATGATGCTAAAATGGAAGGCTTGTTTCATCAAAGGTGTGCTGCACGACTGCGCGATATATTGCAAAAGGCTAAAGATCAGGCGCACAAGCCGCCTTGGATGGGTGTAGATACATGGGCGTTTCTTCTTGCAAAGTGGGAGACAAAAGAGTTCAAGGATGTCTCCAAACAAAATAAGATTAATCGATCATCAAGCAGAGGTGGGGCAGTCCATACGTCTGGTCGTATAGCTCACCATGATGTTGCACTTGAATTGGTATGTATTATATTTGTTATTGAAATgctttaatataattatattcaaTATACATTGTGACCGTATATATTATCTTTAATTATAGGCTAAAAAACTCAAGCGACCCGCACATCCGGATGAGCTCTTCATTGCCACCCACAAAAAGAAGAATGTGGAGTGGGTTGACGAGCGTGCAGCGAAAACACATGTAAGTTGTTAGTTTCATTTTCGTTTTGAAGTTGCTGAATTTGTGACTAGGAAGAAAATACATTATGAAGTTGCATGAGATCTGTtagtttcattttcattttgaaGTTGCTGAATTTGTGACTAGGAAGAAAATACATTATGAAAAACTATTATTATATTAagtcaacaaaaattaaattaactatACGTTAGTTACTTTTGTTTATTAAGTCGTCCAATGGAAGTAATAATAGATGCAATGCCATAATCTGCATTTTTGGAAAAACATCAACAGCAGCTCTAAAAATCATCTATCAGACTGTGTCATTATGATCTCTGGGTGTATGATTCCCGTGTTCATGATATTAGGATCAAACTGTGTCATTTTCTGCCATGGCTCCTTTCTTTAGTGGTGGTAAAATAAGTGCTTTGAATTAACTCACATAAGCTacttttataagaaaagattaaaAAATCTAAATTGTTCTGAGATATTTTCATTAGCTATTTTGaagaatttataaaataaaattgttctTCCAAACAGTGTCACAAAAATTGTGGGAGTAGATAAGCTCTAATAAGCCCATTCAAACATGCCCGTAATGTGTTATGTATTGTGCTTATGTTGAAATATGACAATGCATCTACATTAAACTCATAATGTAATACTATTAGCAGTAGTTGATAGAGTTGTTGGCTTAaaaaaataacatcaaaatagCATTAGTTTGTCATGTAAATTTACTAATGAATAATTACATTCTTTAATAAGATAAAGATGTATGATGCGAGCTAGGTTGAGTGACCTTTTGAGGATTCCTTGATGTTTTTATTACACAGTCCTAAACTGGTTGCTGCTAAGAGTTCAAAAGTTTGACAAGTAATTAATTTTCAACTTTCTGTAAATTTACATGCTGTTGTACTCAGTAAGTTAGATAACTGATTTGTCAAATTATCTAACTGTTATTCAGAAAAGGCAGTCTGAATCCCTTTTGGTGCGTTGCCCAAATGGCTTAGGTGTGGCTTTTAGTGCCTTTAATTACCATGATTTGCATTCTTATAACTTTTCTTACTGACTGTTTTAGTTAAGTATATTTATCTATTCATGCTTCATTAATGCTTTTGTGCAATAGTTGTTTTCTTGCATTGCTCGGGCGTTTTTCTATGGTTATGAAAACTATATGTATGAATGGTTTTAGTCCTGAGGTTACAACAGTTATTAATCTTTTACAAATACAGATTCCACATTTAAGGCCTACAGAGATACTGTACTAGTAACAAATGATGATGGTTACTAACTATCTCTTGTACGCAATGTGGTTGGATATATTTGCACAGAAATGCTAAGAAAACGAACTATCATTCTTTATCTTTGCACAACAAACTTGGTTTCTCATCTTTTGTGCAATTCAATAAATCTGTAGTAAGTTTGAAATCTTGTGGAGCTGCTAAGTTTGATATCTTTGTATGATTCTT encodes:
- the LOC131650574 gene encoding probable LRR receptor-like serine/threonine-protein kinase At1g07650, which codes for MRINCGGSEANVSGSIYEADIERKGASMLFITNGWALSSTGSFMDNDIDSDPYTVTNTSKLLNASMVNSKLYTTARVSPLSLTYYGLCMINGNYTVKLHFAEIIFINDMSFNRLGKRIFDVYIQDTLVLRDFDIEREAGGTEKPIVKKFNATVTQNTLRIQFYWAGKGTTEIPTRGVYGPLVSAISVN
- the LOC131613759 gene encoding uncharacterized protein LOC131613759 isoform X2, producing the protein MEGLFHQRCAARLRDILQKAKDQAHKPPWMGVDTWAFLLAKWETKEFKDVSKQNKINRSSSRGGAVHTSGRIAHHDVALELAKKLKRPAHPDELFIATHKKKNVEWVDERAAKTHETYVSNVTQATQSGDDVHGSTRIQMWKEVVGGKTRGQCYEAAQLARNVRYGVSFLTQVSITNPNREADNQAIEAARAETAAAREKLHELMREQEEEDDEEDVAADGHYQDQ